A DNA window from Daucus carota subsp. sativus chromosome 3, DH1 v3.0, whole genome shotgun sequence contains the following coding sequences:
- the LOC108215322 gene encoding glutamyl-tRNA reductase 1, chloroplastic encodes MAVPSAFAGPKLENIFLGNASHNGVVFCKPRKAVFPRNSTSLRCEQQQLQTTNDNVIVDNSTKTPSSSSLSALQQLKSSAADRYTKERSSIVVIGLSIHTTPVEMREKLAIPEAEWPRAISELCSLNHIEEAAVLSTCNRMEIYVVALSQHRGVKEVTEWMSKTSGVPASDLCEHRFLLYNNDATQHIFEVSAGLDSLVLGEGQILAQVKQVVKVGQGVVGFGRNISGLFKHAITVGKRVRSELNIASGAVSVSSAAVELALMKLPKTSHSTARMLLIGAGKMGKLVIKHLAAKGCTKMVVVNRSEERVTAIREELHGIEIIYKPLTDMLAAAAEADVIFTSTASETPLFLKEHVADLPPVGSDVGSVRLFVDISVPRNVGSCIKELETARVYNVDDLKEVVSANKEDRLRKAKEAQTIIAEESKQFAAWRDSLETVPTIKKLRAYAERIRLAELDKCLSRMGDDVTKKTKKAADDLSRGIVNKLLHGPMQHLRCDGSDSRTLTETLENMHALNRMFSLEAEISVLEQKVRAKVEQNQK; translated from the exons ATGGCAGTTCCAAGTGCTTTTGCAGGGCCCAAGTTGGAGAATATTTTTCTGGGGAATGCTTCCCACAACGGGGTGGTGTTTTGTAAGCCCAGAAAAGCTGTCTTCCCAAGAAACTCCACGAGTCTTAGGTGCGAACAGCAGCAGCTTCAGACAACTAATGACAATGTTATCGTTGACAATTCTACTAAGACtccttcttcttcaagtctctccGCTCTCCAACAGCTCAAATCCTCTGCTGCTGAca GGTATACAAAGGAGAGAAGCAGCATTGTAGTCATTGGGCTCAGTATTCACACAACACCTGTTGAAATGCGTGAGAAACTCGCTATTCCTGAAGCTGAATGGCCCCGAGCTATTAGTGAGCTATGTAGCTTGAATCATATTGAAGAGGCTGCTGTTCTTAGTACCTGCAACAGGATGGAGATATATGTTGTAGCTTTGTCTCAGCACCGTGGCGTCAAAGAAGTGACCGAGTGGATGTCAAAG ACAAGTGGGGTACCAGCTTCTGACCTTTGTGAGCATCGATTTTTGCTGTATAACAATGATGCTACCCAACACATCTTTGAAGTATCAGCAGGGCTTGATTCACTGGTGCTAGGAGAAGGTCAAATTCTTGCGCAGGTCAAACAAGTTGTCAAAGTTGGGCAAGGAGTTGTAGGCTTTGGGAGGAACATCAGTGGGTTGTTTAAGCATGCAATTACTGTCGGGAAGAGGGTTAGAAGTGAGCTAAATATTGCATCAGGGGCAGTTTCAGTCAGTTCAGCTGCTGTGGAACTGGCATTGATGAAGCTACCTAAAACCTCCCATAGTACTGCTAGAATGTTATTAATAGGGGCAGGAAAGATGGGAAAGCTTGTAATTAAACACTTGGCAGCCAAAGGATGCACAAAAATGGTGGTCGTGAACAGAAGTGAGGAGAGAGTAACTGCTATTCGTGAAGAGCTGCATGGTATTGAGATAATCTACAAACCCCTTACAGATATGCTAGCCGCTGCTGCAGAGGCAGATGTCATCTTTACCAGCACTGCTTCGGAAACACCATTATTTCTCAAAGAGCATGTAGCAGATCTTCCACCTGTTGGTTCAGATGTTGGATCTGTGAGACTTTTTGTTGACATTTCTGTTCCTAGAAATGTTGGCTCCTGCATTAAGGAGCTAGAAACTGCACGAGTTTACAATGTGGATGACCTTAAGGAGGTTGTGTCAGCAAATAAGGAGGATCGACTTAGAAAAGCAAAGGAAGCTCAGACCATAATAGCTGAGGAATCGAAGCAATTTGCAGCCTGGAGGGATTCACTTGAAACTGTTCCAACCATAAAGAAGTTACGAGCCTACGCCGAAAGAATCAGACTCGCAGAGCTGGATAAATGTCTGTCAAGAATGGGCGATGACGttacaaagaaaacaaaaaaagcaGCTGATGATCTCAGCCGGGGTATAGTAAACAAGCTTCTCCATGGTCCCATGCAGCATCTGAGATGTGATGGCAGTGACAGCCGAACTTTAACAGAGACACTAGAGAATATGCATGCCCTTAACAGGATGTTTAGTCTGGAAGCTGAAATATCTGTTCTGGAACAAAAGGTCCGAGCTAAGGTGGAGCAGAACCAGAAGTAA
- the LOC108211301 gene encoding transcription factor bHLH93, which translates to MLEMEYNGHDFLEELLTFRSEPWESITNLIPTQPHEFYNFTNAYCNVPTLPETPLSNIPQTYCFEDLPALPFDQYQPSFNFSSYFGEFCVPFGDDQAISAPEHTDSSNNMLDTPDPFLPCQEEYSVIEDFEVQAAAEACKMEPFQSPEVPGFNMGAGMEKRSKVKKLDGQPSKNLMAERRRRKRLNDRLSMLRSVVPKISKMDRTSILGDTIDYMKELLERINKMQEGNESDSNDHHHPSLTSLFKDVKPNEVLVRNSPKFNVERNDMDTRIEMCCATKPGLLLSTVSTLEALGLEIQHCVISCFNEFGMTASCSEEMEQRGSMSSEEIKQALFKNAGYGGRCL; encoded by the exons ATGTTGGAGATGGAATATAATGGTCATGATTTCTTGGAAGAGTTGTTAACTTTCAGAAGTGAGCCTTGGGAATCAATAACCAATCTCATTCCAACCCAACCTCATGAGTTCTACAATTTTACTAATGCCTATTGCAATGTTCCTACTTTACCTGAAACCCCTTTATCCAACATTCCTCAGACTTATTGTTTTGAGGACTTACCTGCATTACCATTTGATCAGTATCAACCAAGTTTCAACTTTTCCAGTTATTTTGGGGAGTTTTGTGTGCCTTTTGGAGATGATCAGGCTATATCAGCTCCTGAGCACACTGATTCTTCTAACAACATGCTTGATACACCTGATCCGTTCTTGCCTTGTCAAGAAGAGTATTCGGTTATCGAGGATTTTGAAGTGCAGGCAGCTGCTGAGGCTTGCAAGATGGAGCCTTTTCAGTCCCCTGAAGTCCCTGGTTTTAACATGGGTGCTGGCATGGAAAAAAGGAGCAAGGTCAAGAAATTGGATGGACAGCCTTCCAAGAATCTCATGGCTGAAAGACGGCGAAGAAAGCGGCTTAATGACAGGCTTTCCATGCTTAGATCTGTTGTTCCTAAGATCAGCAAG ATGGATAGGACATCAATCCTTGGAGACACAATAGATTACATGAAGGAGCTTCTTGAAAGAATTAATAAAATGCAAGAAGGGAATGAAAGTGACTCAAATGACCATCATCACCCAAGCTTAACAAGCCTATTTAAAGATGTAAAGCCTAATGAGGTTCTTGTCAGAAACTCACCAAAG TTTAATGTGGAGAGAAATGACATGGATACTAGAATCGAAATGTGCTGTGCTACTAAGCCAGGGTTGTTGCTCTCAACTGTGAGTACACTAGAAGCATTAGGCCTTGAGATTCAACACTGTGTTATTAGCTGCTTCAATGAGTTTGGAATGACTGCTTCTTGCTCAGAG GAAATGGAGCAAAGAGGAAGCATGAGTTCAGAAGAGATAAAGCAAGCATTATTTAAGAATGCTGGATACGGTGGAAGGTGCTTGTAG